In Carya illinoinensis cultivar Pawnee chromosome 10, C.illinoinensisPawnee_v1, whole genome shotgun sequence, one DNA window encodes the following:
- the LOC122279327 gene encoding eukaryotic translation initiation factor 4E-1-like: MAVEEVLNSATTEEETNAITNTNTNPNPNPRSGGAADEEDEPEEGEILGGDEDSRQSTAAVVHQPHPLEHSWTFWFDNPSAKSKQAAWGSSIRPIYTFSTVEEFWSIYNNIHHPSKLTAGADFHCFKYKIEPKWEDPICANGGKWTTIFQKGKSDTSWLYTLLALIGEQFDNGDEICGAVVNVRARQDKIALWTRNASNEAAQLSIGKQWKELLDYNETIGFIVHDDAKKLDRLAKNRYTA, encoded by the exons ATGGCGGTGGAGGAGGTTCTCAACTCGGCAACTACTGAAGAAGAGACCAACGCGatcacaaacacaaacacaaacccaaaccctaaccctaggTCAGGCGGAGCTGCAGATGAAGAGGATGAGCCCGAGGAGGGAGAGATCTTAGGGGGAGACGAGGACTCGAGGCAATCGACGGCGGCTGTGGTGCACCAGCCCCACCCGCTTGAGCATTCATGGACCTTCTGGTTCGACAACCCCTCCGCCAAGTCCAAGCAGGCAGCGTGGGGTAGCTCCATTAGGCCGATCTACACCTTCTCTACAGTCGAAGAGTTCTGGAG CATTTACAATAATATTCATCATCCGAGCAAATTAACTGCGGGAGCAGATTTCcattgttttaaatataaaatagagcCCAAATGGGAAGACCCTATTTGTGCTAATGGAGGGAAGTGGACAACAATCTTCCAAAAAGGGAAATCCGACACCTCTTGGTTGTATACG TTGCTAGCCCTGATTGGAGAACAATTTGATAATGGAGATGAAATTTGTGGAGCAGTTGTTAATGTCAGAGCTAGGCAGGATAAAATAGCTTTGTGGACCAGGAATGCTTCAAATGAAGCTGCACAG TTGAGCATTGGGAAACAGTGGAAGGAGCTTCTCGATTACAACGAAACGATAGGATTTATAGTCCAT GATGATGCAAAGAAACTTGACAGACTTGCCAAGAATCGCTACACAGCATGA
- the LOC122279619 gene encoding transcription factor GTE12-like isoform X1: protein MTATEAIVANKKFNIKFSMKRIETTLACGLEQLESFVRECNHSSGNKSNGAEMKKTHSIRPSDGGKKLDPAHLKAKPSMPGSRKRGPPQLEVCQKDKRLRMDRSLTYQCSTILKKLMTHPTSWVFNQPVDPVALNIPDYLLIITNPMDLGTIKSKLEKNMYFGSEEFAADIRLTFSNAMLYNPPDNSVHKMAQELNNVFETRWKSLMEKWNCESSKVGQVKLSSGRVKEAADTRQEAHKAPPLHNNLLHKKSLPSIEKIRSSNRGDAELTKTVWDRPGKLSGKDCHKGVANGSRHGCGSVNAEPQLCSIARTCVRCGVSACQCSLPCDATNASTSDLSSERSLDRDHRICGFDASRQAKSMPVPGINKSDPDSDGAICVLDYEIASLSSHSTPPTTDAAPEGGYPYFDVQLSPKKAIRVAMLKSRFAETILKAQHKTLLDHGDKAETLKMQQEKEKLKRRQCEERARIEAQMRVAKAALQIKEEADQKHQREREREAARAALHKIKKAGHLEENLWIQKELDMLLGSSLSCSRTLLEQLGLFIKDEAMEYDEMDLYVDGEEGEIF from the exons ATGACTGCAACTGAAGCCATAGTAGCCAACAAGAAGTTCAACATTAAATTCTCCATGAAAAGAATAGAAACCACTCTTGCATGTGGGCTGGAGCAGCTGGAATCATTCGTTCGTGAATGCAATCACAGTTCTGGGAATAAAAGTAATGGAGCTGAGATGAAAAAGACGCACAGTATTCGTCCTTCTGATGGGGGAAAGAAATTGGATCCTGCACATTTGAAGGCAAAGCCCTCTATGCCGGGCTCTAGAAAGCGTGGACCTCCACAATTGGAAGTGTGCCAAAAGGATAAGAGGCTAAGGATGGATCGTAGTCTGACTTATCAGTGTTCCACCATTTTGAAAAAGCTGATGACTCATCCAACCAGTTGGGTTTTCAACCAACCAGTGGATCCTGTGGCATTGAACATTCCAGATTACTTATTGATTATAACCAACCCCATGGATCTGGGAACAATAAAGTCGAAACTGgagaaaaatatgtattttggcTCTGAAGAGTTTGCAGCTGATATCAGATTGACCTTTTCCAATGCCATGCTTTATAATCCTCCTGATAATAGCGTCCACAAAATGGCACAGGAATTAAACAATGTTTTTGAGACAAGATGGAAATCTCTAATGGAAAAGTGGAATTGTGAAAGCTCAAAGGTTGGGCAAGTGAAACTTTCAAGTGGACGAGTGAAGGAGGCTGCTGATACAAGACAGGAAGCTCATAAAGCTCCTCCCCTGCATAATAATTTATTGCATAAGAAGTCATTGCCATCCATTGAAAAGATCAGGAGTTCTAATAGAGGAGATGCAGAA CTCACCAAAACAGTATGGGACCGCCCAGGGAAGTTGTCAGGAAAAGATTGTCACAAAG GAGTTGCCAATGGCAGCAGACATGGTTGTGGCTCTGTCAATGCTGAACCTCAATTGTGCTCAATTGCACGCACATGTGTTAGATGTGGTGTGAGTGCGTGCCAGTGCAGCCTACCTTGTGATGCAACCAATGCATCCACAAGTG ATTTATCTTCAGAAAGATCATTGGACAGAGATCATCGCATATGTGGTTTTGATGCTTCCAGACAG GCAAAAAGCATGCCGGTACCTGGCATAAACAAGTCGGATCCAGATTCTGATG GTGCTATATGTGTGTTAGATTATGAAATTGCAAGCCTTAGTTCTCACTCCACACCTCCTACAACAGATGCGGCGCCTGAAGGAG GATATCCATATTTTGATGTACAGCTGTCACCAAAGAAGGCTATACGGGTGGCAATGCTGAAGAGCAGATTTGCTGAAACTATTCTGAAAGCACAACATAAGACACTGCTTGATCAC GGTGATAAAGCCGAGACTTTGAAGATGCagcaagaaaaggaaaaattgaaaAGGAGACAGTGCGAAG AGAGGGCTAGGATTGAAGCTCAAATGAGAGTGGCAAAAGCGGCCTTACAAATAAAGGAAGAGGCTGATCAGAAGCATCAGCGGGAAAGGGAAAGGGAAGCTGCTCGAGCTGCACTTCACAAG ATTAAAAAAGCTGGTCATCTTGAGGAGAATTTGTGGATTCAGAAGGAGCTGGATATGTTACTTGGTTCTTCTTTGTCTTGCTCACGAACCCTATTGGAGCAGCTTGGTTTGTTTATCAAAGATGAAGCCATGGAATATGATGAGATGGATCTGTATGTAGATGGGGAGGAAGGGGAGATATTTTAA
- the LOC122279619 gene encoding transcription factor GTE12-like isoform X2, whose product MTATEAIVANKKFNIKFSMKRIETTLACGLEQLESFVRECNHSSGNKSNGAEMKKTHSIRPSDGGKKLDPAHLKAKPSMPGSRKRGPPQLEVCQKDKRLRMDRSLTYQCSTILKKLMTHPTSWVFNQPVDPVALNIPDYLLIITNPMDLGTIKSKLEKNMYFGSEEFAADIRLTFSNAMLYNPPDNSVHKMAQELNNVFETRWKSLMEKWNCESSKVGQVKLSSGRVKEAADTRQEAHKAPPLHNNLLHKKSLPSIEKIRSSNRGDAELTKTVWDRPGKLSGKDCHKGVANGSRHGCGSVNAEPQLCSIARTCVRCGVSACQCSLPCDATNASTSDLSSERSLDRDHRICGFDASRQAKSMPVPGINKSDPDSDDYEIASLSSHSTPPTTDAAPEGGYPYFDVQLSPKKAIRVAMLKSRFAETILKAQHKTLLDHGDKAETLKMQQEKEKLKRRQCEERARIEAQMRVAKAALQIKEEADQKHQREREREAARAALHKIKKAGHLEENLWIQKELDMLLGSSLSCSRTLLEQLGLFIKDEAMEYDEMDLYVDGEEGEIF is encoded by the exons ATGACTGCAACTGAAGCCATAGTAGCCAACAAGAAGTTCAACATTAAATTCTCCATGAAAAGAATAGAAACCACTCTTGCATGTGGGCTGGAGCAGCTGGAATCATTCGTTCGTGAATGCAATCACAGTTCTGGGAATAAAAGTAATGGAGCTGAGATGAAAAAGACGCACAGTATTCGTCCTTCTGATGGGGGAAAGAAATTGGATCCTGCACATTTGAAGGCAAAGCCCTCTATGCCGGGCTCTAGAAAGCGTGGACCTCCACAATTGGAAGTGTGCCAAAAGGATAAGAGGCTAAGGATGGATCGTAGTCTGACTTATCAGTGTTCCACCATTTTGAAAAAGCTGATGACTCATCCAACCAGTTGGGTTTTCAACCAACCAGTGGATCCTGTGGCATTGAACATTCCAGATTACTTATTGATTATAACCAACCCCATGGATCTGGGAACAATAAAGTCGAAACTGgagaaaaatatgtattttggcTCTGAAGAGTTTGCAGCTGATATCAGATTGACCTTTTCCAATGCCATGCTTTATAATCCTCCTGATAATAGCGTCCACAAAATGGCACAGGAATTAAACAATGTTTTTGAGACAAGATGGAAATCTCTAATGGAAAAGTGGAATTGTGAAAGCTCAAAGGTTGGGCAAGTGAAACTTTCAAGTGGACGAGTGAAGGAGGCTGCTGATACAAGACAGGAAGCTCATAAAGCTCCTCCCCTGCATAATAATTTATTGCATAAGAAGTCATTGCCATCCATTGAAAAGATCAGGAGTTCTAATAGAGGAGATGCAGAA CTCACCAAAACAGTATGGGACCGCCCAGGGAAGTTGTCAGGAAAAGATTGTCACAAAG GAGTTGCCAATGGCAGCAGACATGGTTGTGGCTCTGTCAATGCTGAACCTCAATTGTGCTCAATTGCACGCACATGTGTTAGATGTGGTGTGAGTGCGTGCCAGTGCAGCCTACCTTGTGATGCAACCAATGCATCCACAAGTG ATTTATCTTCAGAAAGATCATTGGACAGAGATCATCGCATATGTGGTTTTGATGCTTCCAGACAG GCAAAAAGCATGCCGGTACCTGGCATAAACAAGTCGGATCCAGATTCTGATG ATTATGAAATTGCAAGCCTTAGTTCTCACTCCACACCTCCTACAACAGATGCGGCGCCTGAAGGAG GATATCCATATTTTGATGTACAGCTGTCACCAAAGAAGGCTATACGGGTGGCAATGCTGAAGAGCAGATTTGCTGAAACTATTCTGAAAGCACAACATAAGACACTGCTTGATCAC GGTGATAAAGCCGAGACTTTGAAGATGCagcaagaaaaggaaaaattgaaaAGGAGACAGTGCGAAG AGAGGGCTAGGATTGAAGCTCAAATGAGAGTGGCAAAAGCGGCCTTACAAATAAAGGAAGAGGCTGATCAGAAGCATCAGCGGGAAAGGGAAAGGGAAGCTGCTCGAGCTGCACTTCACAAG ATTAAAAAAGCTGGTCATCTTGAGGAGAATTTGTGGATTCAGAAGGAGCTGGATATGTTACTTGGTTCTTCTTTGTCTTGCTCACGAACCCTATTGGAGCAGCTTGGTTTGTTTATCAAAGATGAAGCCATGGAATATGATGAGATGGATCTGTATGTAGATGGGGAGGAAGGGGAGATATTTTAA
- the LOC122278300 gene encoding bidirectional sugar transporter SWEET2a-like isoform X2: protein MLPSELSSVSSVCSDAAGIAGNLFAIGLFVSPIPTFKRIVRNKSTEQFSGLPYIYALLNCLICLWYGMPIVSPNIILVATVNSIGAFFQLIYLSIYIAFAGKAIKLKMLGLLIAVFAIFGTTVYVSMRFFDSHERQTFVGYLSVASLITMFGSPLFIINLVIKTRSIEFMPFCLSLSTFLMSLSFFAYGVLKYDPFIYVPNGIGTILGLVQLALYSYYSGAFGEDSREPLVNAHA, encoded by the exons ATGTTACCAAGTGAGCTGTCTTCTGTCTCTTCGGTTTGCAGCGATGCTGCCGGTATTGCTG GAAACCTCTTTGCTATTGGGCTGTTTGTGTCACCCAT ACCCACATTTAAGAGAATCGTCAGAAACAAGTCGACAGAACAATTCTCAGGATTGCCTTATATATATGCTCTCTTGAACTGCTTGATATGCCTTTGGTATGGAATGCCCATAGTGTCACCTAATATTATACTAGTAGCTACAGTCAATTCAATTGGAGCTTTTTTCCAGTTAATCTATCTGAGCATCTATATTGCATTTGCTGGGAAAGCTATAAAG CTGAAGATGTTAGGTTTGTTAATAGCAGTTTTTGCCATTTTTGGGACCACGGTATATGTAAGCATGAGATTTTTTGACTCTCATGAGAGACAAACTTTTGTTGGTTATTTGAGTGTTGCTTCACTCATTACCATGTTTGGTTCACCTTTGTTTATCATT AATTTGGTGATTAAGACAAGAAGCATTGAATTCATGCCGTTTTGTCTTTCCCTTTCAACCTTCTTGATGAGTCTGTCTTTCTTTGCATATGGAGTGCTCAAGTATGATCCTTTCATTTAT GTCCCAAATGGAATTGGAACAATTCTGGGGCTTGTTCAGTTGGCCTTGTACTCCTATTATAGCGGTGCATTTGGAGAAGACTCAAGGGAACCTCTAGTAAATGCACATGCTTGA
- the LOC122278300 gene encoding bidirectional sugar transporter SWEET2a-like isoform X1, producing MLPSELSSVSSVCSDAAGIAGIACLLDMDQFLLNLELHKEPRAEIFILGNLFAIGLFVSPIPTFKRIVRNKSTEQFSGLPYIYALLNCLICLWYGMPIVSPNIILVATVNSIGAFFQLIYLSIYIAFAGKAIKLKMLGLLIAVFAIFGTTVYVSMRFFDSHERQTFVGYLSVASLITMFGSPLFIINLVIKTRSIEFMPFCLSLSTFLMSLSFFAYGVLKYDPFIYVPNGIGTILGLVQLALYSYYSGAFGEDSREPLVNAHA from the exons ATGTTACCAAGTGAGCTGTCTTCTGTCTCTTCGGTTTGCAGCGATGCTGCCGGTATTGCTG GAATTGCTTGTCTGCTTGATATGGATCAGTTTTTGTTGAATCTGGAGTTACACAAAGAGCCAAGAGcagaaattttcattttag GAAACCTCTTTGCTATTGGGCTGTTTGTGTCACCCAT ACCCACATTTAAGAGAATCGTCAGAAACAAGTCGACAGAACAATTCTCAGGATTGCCTTATATATATGCTCTCTTGAACTGCTTGATATGCCTTTGGTATGGAATGCCCATAGTGTCACCTAATATTATACTAGTAGCTACAGTCAATTCAATTGGAGCTTTTTTCCAGTTAATCTATCTGAGCATCTATATTGCATTTGCTGGGAAAGCTATAAAG CTGAAGATGTTAGGTTTGTTAATAGCAGTTTTTGCCATTTTTGGGACCACGGTATATGTAAGCATGAGATTTTTTGACTCTCATGAGAGACAAACTTTTGTTGGTTATTTGAGTGTTGCTTCACTCATTACCATGTTTGGTTCACCTTTGTTTATCATT AATTTGGTGATTAAGACAAGAAGCATTGAATTCATGCCGTTTTGTCTTTCCCTTTCAACCTTCTTGATGAGTCTGTCTTTCTTTGCATATGGAGTGCTCAAGTATGATCCTTTCATTTAT GTCCCAAATGGAATTGGAACAATTCTGGGGCTTGTTCAGTTGGCCTTGTACTCCTATTATAGCGGTGCATTTGGAGAAGACTCAAGGGAACCTCTAGTAAATGCACATGCTTGA
- the LOC122278300 gene encoding bidirectional sugar transporter SWEET2a-like isoform X3, whose translation MLPSELSSVSSVCSDAAGIAGIACLLDMDQFLLNLELHKEPRAEIFILGNLFAIGLFVSPIPTFKRIVRNKSTEQFSGLPYIYALLNCLICLWYGMPIVSPNIILVATVNSIGAFFQLIYLSIYIAFAGKAIKLKMLGLLIAVFAIFGTTVYVSMRFFDSHERQTFVGYLSVASLITMFGSPLFIIIQLTSYANFSLQSSNAYQAGERERK comes from the exons ATGTTACCAAGTGAGCTGTCTTCTGTCTCTTCGGTTTGCAGCGATGCTGCCGGTATTGCTG GAATTGCTTGTCTGCTTGATATGGATCAGTTTTTGTTGAATCTGGAGTTACACAAAGAGCCAAGAGcagaaattttcattttag GAAACCTCTTTGCTATTGGGCTGTTTGTGTCACCCAT ACCCACATTTAAGAGAATCGTCAGAAACAAGTCGACAGAACAATTCTCAGGATTGCCTTATATATATGCTCTCTTGAACTGCTTGATATGCCTTTGGTATGGAATGCCCATAGTGTCACCTAATATTATACTAGTAGCTACAGTCAATTCAATTGGAGCTTTTTTCCAGTTAATCTATCTGAGCATCTATATTGCATTTGCTGGGAAAGCTATAAAG CTGAAGATGTTAGGTTTGTTAATAGCAGTTTTTGCCATTTTTGGGACCACGGTATATGTAAGCATGAGATTTTTTGACTCTCATGAGAGACAAACTTTTGTTGGTTATTTGAGTGTTGCTTCACTCATTACCATGTTTGGTTCACCTTTGTTTATCATT ATCCAGCTAACTTCGTATGCAAATTTTTCGTTACAATCTTCAAATGCATATCAGGCAggggaaagagaaagaaaataa